CACATCGCGCGGACGGAGGAGGTCGGGACGACCATCCCCGTCAACGGGAGCGACGAGATCGCGCGGCTGTCGACCTCGTTCAACTCGATGTCCACCGCGCTGCTCAACTCCCGCGAGCGGCAGACCCGGCTGATCGCCGATGCCGGACACGAACTGCGCACCCCGCTGACCTCGCTGCGGACCAACGTCGATCTGCTGATCCGCAGCGACGAGACGGGCCGGCCGCTGCCGCCGGCCACCCGCAGCCGGCTGCTCGGCAACATGAAGGCGCAGATGCAGGAGCTGACGCTGCTGATCGGCGATCTCCTGCAGCTGTCCCGGCCGGACTCCCCGAAGCCGGGTCAGAACCTGGCCGTGGTGGCCCTGCACGAGATCGCCGGGCGGGCCGTGGAGCGGGCCCGGCTGCGCGGCCCGGGGCTGGAGTTCCGGGTGGCGGTGCACCCCTGGTACGTGCACGGGGACGCGGCGGCGCTGGAGCGGGCGGTGATCAACCTGCTGGACAACGCGGTGAAGTACAGCCCGCCGGGCGGTCCGGTCGAGGTGGCGCTGGCGGACGGCCGCCTGACCGTCCGGGACCACGGGCCGGGCATCCCGCAGGACGAGCTGCCGTACGTCTTCGACCGGTTCTGGCGCTCGCCGTCCTCGCGGCAGCTGCCCGGTTCGGGGCTGGGGCTGTCGATCGTGGCGCAGACCGTCCGGGACGCCGGGGGCGAGGTGACGCTGGGCCCGGCCGTGGACGGCGGCCCGGGGGCACTGGCCACCCTGCGACTGCCCGGGCAGCCGGACTGGCCGGAGTAGCCCTCCGCGGGCCCCGGGAGATGGCGGAGGGCGGGACACCCCCTCAGGTGTCCCGCCCTCCGCGTCCTGTGCGACGGTGCGTCAGTCCTTGTCGGTGCCGTCGCCGACCAGGGCGATGCGGTCGCGGGCCGGCGGGGCCAGCGGCGCGGCGGCCGTGCCGGTGGCGGTCAGGTAGGCGTTGAACAGCTCCAGGTCGGACGGGCCGACGAGGGTGTTGGTGCCCGAGGTGAAGGCCGGGAAGCCGTCACCGCCGCCCGCCAGGAACTCGTTGGCTGCGACCCGGTAGGAGGCGGCCGGGTCGATCGCGGTGCCGTTGAGCTTGACCGAGGGGACGACCACGCGGCCGGCACCGGTCTTGGTCATGTCCAGGGTGTAGGTGAAGCCCTTGGAGACCTGCAGGATCTTCGGCGCGGCGTCGTTCGGGCCGCTGACCTGCTGCTGCAGCAGCTGGATGATCTGGGCGCCGGTCAGCGTCTTGACCTGCATCATGTTGGTGAACGGCTGGACGGTGAACGCCTCGCCGTAGGTCACCACGCCATCGCCCTCGGCGGCGGACGCCTTGTAGACCAGGTCCGAGCGGATGCCGCCGGGGTTCATGAAGGCGATCTGGGCGCCGCCCTTGTCGGCGGGCGCCATGCCGGCCAGCTGGGCGTCGGCGATGACGTCACCGAGCGGCTTCTCCAGGTCGGCGGAGCCGCGGCCGTTGATGTCGGCGGAGATGTGGCCGATCGGACGGTTGGCGATCGGCGCCGCCATCTTGTTGTACGTGTCGATCAGCTTGGTCATGTCCGGCGCCTTGGCCACGGTGCGGCGCACCACGTGGTTGGCGGCGGTGACCGACGGGCGGACGATCGCGCCGCTGCGCTTGTCGATCTGCAGGTTGATCTCGGTGTACAGGCGGCCGAAGGAGGCGGCGCTGGTGACCGAGCGCGGCACGCCGTTCTTGTCCGGGATGGCGCAGGCGTACGCGTTGTGGGTGTGACCGGTGACGATCGCGCCGACCGCGGGGTCGATGTTCTTCGCGATGTCGACGATCGGGCCGGAGACGCCGGAGCCGCCCGCGCCGCAGTCGAAGTTGTAGGTGGTGGAGGCCGGGTAGCCGCCCTCGTGGATCAGGGCCACGATCGCGTTCACGCCCTTGCGCTTCAGCACGGCCGTGTACTTGTTGATCGTCTCGACCTCGTCGCCGAACTTGAGGCCCTTGACGCCCGCGGCGGTGACGATGTTCGGCGTGCCCTCCAGGGTGACGCCGATGAAGCCGACCTTCTCGCCGTGCACCTCGGTGATCCAGTACGGGTCGAGGATCGGGCGGCCGGTCTTCTCGTTGGTGACGTTGGCGGCCAGGTACTGGAAGTCGGCGCCCTTGAACTTGCGGCCCTTGGTGTAGCAGCCGTCGGTCGGGTGGCAGCCGCCGTCCTGCAGGCGCAGCAGCTCCTTGGCGCCCTCGTCGAACTCGTGGTTGCCCACGCTGGTGACGTCGAGGCCGAGCTTGTTCATCGCCTCGACGGTCGGCTCGTCGTGGAACAGGCCGGAGAGCAGGGGGCTCGCGCCGACGATGTCGCCGGCGGCCACGGTCAGCGTGTTCCGGTGGCCCTTGCGGGCCTCGCGCAGTGCGGTGGCCAGGTACTCGACACCGCCGGCCGGGGTGGAGACCACCTGGCCGGTCGCCGGGTCGACCTCCTTGATGGTGCCGGAGGACCCGGCCGGGGGCTCCAGGTTGCCGTGGAAGTCGTTGATGGCGAGGAGCTGGAGGTCCTCGACCTTCGGCTTGTGGTGGCCGTGCGCCTCGGCGACGCTCGGCACGAGCAGCGTGCCGAGCAGGCCCGCGGCCGCGGCCGCGGCGAGCGCCGTGCGGCGGTATCTGCCGGTCTGACCGGATGTGGACATGAGGGTACCCCGTACCGTCTGGGGCCCGGCAGACGCCGGGGCCATCGTGGCATGACGGGTGAAGCCTAGGGTCAACGCGCGTAGCTGTCAGGTCCTCTGACGTAACGAGAGGGTTTCCGCCAGCTGACATGATGTCGAGCAACGACCTCCGGGAGCGCCGTGGCGCCGCCGGGGGTCGTTGTCGCGGGGGTCGTGTTCGCGGGGTCGTGCTGGTGGAGTCGTTGTCGCCCGGACTCCGCCGCTCAGATCATCGGTTCGGCGGCCAGTTGCTGTTCGGCCCGCTGGCGCTCGGCGACGGCGTCCTCGGTCATCGCCCGGTCGGTGTAGACGAGCGGGCGCTCCGACTCGGTGATGATGTGCTTGACCACCTGGACGTTGCCGTTGACGTCCCACACCGCGATACCGGGCGACAGGGTGGGGATGATCTCCACCGCCCACCGGGGCAGGCCGAGCACCCGGCCGGTGGCTCTCGCCTCCTCGGCCTTCTGCATGTAGATGGTGCGGGTGGACGCCATCTTGAGGATCGCCGAGGCCTCCTTGGCGGCCGCGCCGTCCACCACGTCCGAGAGGTGGTGGACCACCGCCACGAAGGAGAGTCCCAGGCGGCGGCCGAACTTCAGCAGCCGCTGGAAGAGCTGGGCCACGAAGGGGCTGTTGATGATGTGCCAGGCCTCTTCGACCAGGAAGATCCGCTTCACCCGGTCCGGCCGCAGCCAGGTGTGCTCCAGCCAGACACCGACGATCGCCATCAGGATCGGCATCGCGATGGAGTTCCGGTCGATGTGCGACAGGTCGAAGACGATCAGCGGCGCGTCCAGGTCGATACCGGCCGTGGTCGGGCCGTCGAACATGCCGCGCAGGTCGCCGTCGACCAGCCGGTCCAGCACCAGGGCCACGTCCAGGCCCCAGGACTGCACATCGTCGACGGCCACCCCGAGCGACTCCAGCGAGGAGAGTTCGGGGTTGCGCAGGGTGGTGATGATGTCGTCCAGCACGGGCTGGCGGTCCTTCACCGTGGCGTACACGTGGGCGTGCGCCGCCTTCAGCGCGAAGCCGGCCCGCTCCTCCAGGCCCCGCCCCATCGCCACCTCGATGATGGTGCGCAGCAGCGACAGCTGCCCGGTGGTGGTGATCGACGGGTCCAGCGGGTTGAGCTTCACCCCGCCGTCCCGGGCCGCCATCGGATCGAGCCGGATGGACTTTATGCCCAGCGCGTTGGCGATCAGGTTCCACTCGCCGACGCCGTCCTCGCCCTGCGCGTCCAGCACCACCACCTGCCGGTCGCGGAAGCGCAGCTGGCGCAGCACGTACGTCTTCTCCAGCGCCGACTTGCCGTTGCCGGACTCGCCGAGCACCAGCCAGTGCGGGGCCGGCAGCTGCTGGCCGTACAGCTGGAACGGGTCGTAGACGTAGCCCTTGCCGCTGTACACCTCGCGGCCGATGATCACGCCCGAGTCGCCGAGGCCCGGCGCGGCCGTCGGCAGGTAGACCGCCTGGGCCTGCCCGGTCGAGGTGCGGACGGGCAGCCGGGTGGTCTCCACCTTGCCGAACATCAGGCTGGTGAAGGCGTCGGTCAGGTTGCCGATCACGGGGTCCCCTCCCTCAGCGGCGGATGCCGGTCGCGAACGGCAGCGTGTTGACGAACGCCCGGTGGTGCTCGCGGTCGCACCACTCCAGCTTGAGGTAGCTCTTGCCGGCCGAGGCGCGGATGGTCCGCTTGTCGCGGGCCAGCGCCTCGGGGGTGCGGGCGGAGACCGTGATGTAGCCGACCAGGTTGACGCCGGCCGCGCCGGAGGCGAGGTCGTCGCCCCGCTGGTCGACCCGGCCGGTGTGGGCCAGGTCGCGCGGGTCGACGGTGCGGTTCATCTTGGCGGCGCGGCTGGCCTCCGCCTCGTCGTTGGTCTTCTCGGTGAGCATCCGCTCGATGGCGACGTCGGTCGGCTCCAGGTCCATCGTGACGGCGACCGTGCGGATCACGTCCGGGGTGTGCACCAGCAGCGGCGCCAGGAAGTTGACGCCGACCGGGGTCAGCGGCCACTCCTTGACCCAGGCGGTGGCGTGGCACCACGGCTCCCGGGTCGCCGACTCGCGGGTCTTCGCCTGCAGGAGCTGCGGGTGCGTGGCGTCCAGCTCGGCCGGCCAGGCGTTGCGCCGGCTCATCGCCTGGATGTGGTCGATCGGGTGGTCCGGGTCGTACATCGAGTGCACCAGCGAGGCCAGCCGGGCCTGGCCCAGCGGCTGCCGGACCCGGATGTCCGCCTCGGCCAGCCGCGCGCAGATGTCCGTCAGCTCACGGGCCATCACCGTCGCCAGGCCTTCGTCGTCGCGCTGCCGCCGGCCGTCGGCCGTCCGCCCCATGGCGTGCGCCTCGGCCGCCAGGTCCCGGGTGTAGTGCATGCAGGCCACCAGGTACGCCCGGTGCTGCTCGGAGGAGGTCGACACCATCGACTGCAGCTGGTCGTACGACTCCTTGAGCCAGCGCGGCGCCTCGTCGTCGCCGCGGCGCTCCACGTCCTTGGCGTGCGCGTCCGGGTCGGCGGGCAGCGTCCGGGCCAGTATCTGGAGCCGGGTCACGAAGCCGTCGCCGTTCGCCACGTGCTTGAGCAGCGTGCCGAACCGGTCGACCAGCGTCTCCTGGTCCTCCGAGTCGCGCAGGCCGACGCCCGGGCCCTCGATCTCGATCGCGGCGGTGACGGTGCGGCGCTCCAGGTGCATCAGCACCCCGACCTCGTCCGGCCCGAACGGCGCGGACAGCCAGCGCAGCCGGCCCACGCCCGGCGGCGGGCCGACCTCCACCTCGCGCCCGTCGAGGCGCGTCCCGGCGTCGATCACCTCGGACTTCCACACCGCCCGCCCGGAGCGCACCGTCCGCCGGTACGTGCGGTTGATCTCCACCCACTTGTAGAAGGTGCGGCGGCGGTACGGCACGTACACGGCCATGATCGCCAGCAGCGGGAGGCCGACCAGGCCGGCGATCCGCAGCGGCAGGATCGGCATCAGCAGACCCCACATCATGCCGAGGAAGGCGCCGAAGATGATCAGCACGATCTCGCCGGACTCGCGGTTGCGCCCGATCGGCGCGTTCGGCCGCGACTTGCCGATGAGGTAGGTGCGACGCTGGTGCGCGTACGGCTGGGCGTACTGGGCGCCGAACTGGCCGAGCTGATCGCTGCTCACCCGTCACCCTCCCTTCGTGGGGTTGTTGATCGGGGCGGGGGGCTGGGCGGGCGGCGCGGAAGCGCGGCCGGCGTGCGCGGCGATGCCCGGAGCGACTCCGCCGCCACCGGAGCCGGAGGAGGCGTTGGCCGCCTGCGGGCCGCCGCGCGAGCCGTGCGCGGAGATGCCCTGCTTCACCAGGTTCGCCGGACCGTTGATCATCGCCGAACCGGCCGAGACGGCACTCGCCCTGGCCCGGCGCACCTGCTGCAGCTCGTCGCCGAAGCCCGGCACGAAGCGGTAGACGGCAGCGCTGGAGAAGATCGACAGGAAGAGGATCGCCAGACCGGACAGCACCCGGGCGAAGTCGTCGCTCGCCCCGGCCCCGGTGGCGACCGCGCCGGCCAGGCCCAGGATGACCACGATGATCGGCTTGGCGAGGTCGACCGCCAGCATCAGGCCGGCCCAGCGGCGGACGTGCTTCCACAACTGCTTGTCGACCAGGCCCGCGTACACGGCGGTGCCGAGCAGCGCACCCACGTACAGCATCGCGGCCCGGATCAGCAGCTCGATCCAGAGCACGGCCGCGGCCAGCACCGCCACCAGCGAGACGATGATCAGGATCAGCGGACCGCCGCCGAGGGAGCCCTTCTCCAGGGTGTCCGCGAAGCCGCCCAGGTAGGTGCCGGTGTCCGACTTGGTGCCGGCCGCGATCGCCGCGGTCAGCCCGTCCGTCGCCGAGACCACCGTGTAGAGGATCAGCGGGGTGAACGCCGAGGCGATCACCGTCAGCCAGAGGAAGCCGATCGCCTCCGAGAAGGCCTGCGCCAGCGGCGCACCGCGCACCGCCCGCTTGGTCACCGCCAGCAGCCACAGCACCAGCGTGATCACCGTCGAACCGGCGAACACCACCGCGTACTGCTGCAGGAAGGCGGCGTTGGTGAAGTCCACCTGCGTCGTGCCGTCGATCGCCCCGCCCAGCTTGCGCACCACCCACGCGGCAGCCTGCGCACACCCCTTGGCAAGCGACCCGAGCGGGTCGGTGGCTGCCCCGACGCCTTCGGTCCCGGGAATGACGGTGCTGTTGGGCGGGGGACACAGCTTGTTGCCGCCCAACCAGTCCGCACCGCCCTGCCCGGTGCAGGTCGAGGCCGACGGCGACGGCGACGGCGACGGCGACGGGTCGGCGAACACCCGTTGTGCGGTGATCAGCGCGGTCGCCTGCAGGACCGCGAGTGCGCCGCCCAGCGCGCCGGCCCTCCGGACGAGGGATCTGGTCGAGCCGTCACCGCGCATAGCGGAAGCCTCCGAACCTCTGGACTGCGTCAGTGATCTGCTGGGCCGTGGCCGCCTGCTGATCACCCGGAACGGGGGCAGGGCCCGAAGCCCGGTCGAAGTCGGTCACCTTCCAGTCGCTGCCGTTCCAGCGCATGGTGACGGTGAGGGTGTACCAGTCCTGGGAGACCGGCCTGGTCGAGCCGTCACCGGCCAGCCCGTGCAGCCCCGTGCACCACACCTCGACCTTCGTCGCCGTGTCGGCGTAGTTGGCGGTGCGGGTACCGACGGGGATGGTGCGGCTGACGAATGTGAGGCCCTTGGGGGCCTCACCCTGGGCGTCGAGGCCGAAGCGGCCGTTGTTCTCGGCGGTGAAGGCGGCGTCGAGCCGCTGCTGGAGCTGGGCGGCGACGGTGGGGTCGGAGACGGTGTCGACGACGGTGTGGCGGCTGGTGGTCTGGAACATCTCCGCGGAGCCGAGGGCGGTCGCGTAGTTGGCGGCGGCCGACTGGGCACCCTGGTCGGTGTGCGGAAAGCCGTTGGCGATGCCGTTGTCGGTGGTGTCGACGGGCTTGGTCCCGCTCGGGGCGGTGGCGGCCGAGCCGGCCTGGGCGCCGTCCCCCGAGCCGGAGGTGGCGTTGCCGCTGCCGGTGGGGCCGGGGTCGGGTTTGCCGCGGTTGGCGATGGAGACCGCGATCACCAGCAGGGTGACCACGAGCAGGACGGTCAGCAGGGTCCGGACCGGACGTGGCTGACGTGCGGTCATCTGGTGGGGCTGTTCGGCGACCGGCAGCCGCGTCCGGGTGTGCGGCTGGTCGTCGGACAACGGCACGGCGGCCCTCCTGGTGCGGGGAGCCCCGCGGGGCCCCGGTGACGCGAACACGACTGTGCCGGCAGAGACGCATGGCCGCCCCGCCGGGATGACTATCCGATCCGTACGATCGTCAGATCGCCATGCCATAGACAATGGTGAACAGGGTGCCCAGCGATCCGATGATGAACACGCCGGTCAGTCCCGCGATGATCAGTCCCTTGCCCTGCTCGGCACTGAACGTGTCGCGCATGGCCGTGGCGCCGATGCGCTGCTTGGCGGCCCCCCAGACCGCGATGGCGAGGCAGGCCAGGATTGCGACCGCCATCACGACCTCGACCATCACCCGCGCCTCGGAGCCGAGGGTGGCGAACGGCCCCCAGTCCGGGGCGATGCCGCCGATGATGGTGTCGATGTTGGCCTTCTTGGGTGGGTCCTCGGCCAGGTAGCCGACCACCTTGCTGTCCACGCTGCTCAGGTTCATTCCATCTCACCGCCCGATCAGGCAAATTCAAGGCCCCGGAACACGGCGCGCGAAGGGGCAGGACCTATTCTTGGCCAGATCTGATGTCGACTTGGCTATATCTCGCGGATTGGTCGTGAGTCATGGGACACGTACGACAGGATGTCCACCGTACGAAGGATACCGCTCACTCTTCGTATCTGTGTTGATTGCGCTGAGCAACGCCTTCCGGGACAATCGCAACTGACGCCACGTCGGGATGGTGCTGATGGTACTCCGCAGAGCGGGCGCGGCCGCTGCCGCCGCAGCGGTGGTGACGGTCGGTTTCGTCGGCCTGATCACCGTCGGGACCTTCGCCGCCAGCGGCACGCCCCGGTCGAACACCAACCACCTCGGTATCTCCTCGGGCACGGTCCCGGCCGCCTACCGCCCGCTGATCGAGAAGTGGGGCACCCTCTGCCCCGAGATCTCTCCTCCGATGCTCGCGGCGCAGCTGTACCAGGAGAGCGGATTCGACCCGACCGCCAAGAGTCCGGCCAAGGCGTACGGGATGGCGCAGTTCCTGGAGGGCACCTGGGCCAGTTACGGGGTGGACGCCAACGGGGACGGCCGGCGCGACATCTGGGACCCGGCGGACGCCATCGCCTCGGCCGCGACCTACGACTGCGCGCTCGCCAAGGACGTCTCCACCGTGCCCGGCGACCGGCAGGCGAACATGCTCGCCGCCTACAACGCCGGGCCGTACGCGGTGATAAAGGCGGGCGGTGTCCCCGGCTACCGGGAGACCCAGGGCTATGTGAAGAACATCCAGTCGCTGGCCAGGAGCTTCACCGCGCCGGCCCCGCAGACCGCGATCGGTCTCTCCCAGCAGGCGGCCGGCGCCATCTACTTCGCGCAGACCAAGCTCGGCACGCCGTACCTGTGGGGCGGCGAGGGCCTGCCCTCGCAGCAGGGGCGGTTCGACTGCTCGGGTCTGACCCAGGCCGCGTTCGCGAGCGTCGGCATCACCCTGCCCCGGGTGGCCAACGACCAGTGGTACGCCGGCGAGCACCCCTCCCGGGACCAACTCCGCCCGGGTGACCTGGTGTTCTTCGCGAACGACCTGAGCGATCCGCGGTCCATCCACCACGTCGGGATCTACGTCGGCGGCGGGTACATGATCGACGCCCCGCACACCGGCGCGGTGATCCGCTACGACACCATCAACCAGCGGGACTACATCGGTGCCACCCGGGTCACGCCGGACGGTGCCGCGGCTCTGCCGGTCCGGAACGCCGACGGTACGATCAGCGGCGGCCAGGGCCCGGCACAGAGCTGAGCCGCCGGCCCGCCCCGGGTGTGGGCGGGCGGTGGACGGTGGGTCAATTTTCCGTGACGAGCGGTCTCCGTGGAACCCTGTGCCCTGCTCAGGACGTTGTTGCTCCGTACCGGACCTGTTCCGGGGGTGCGACCGCGGTGCGCCGACCCGGCGTGCCGGACACGAGAGAGAGGTGCGGCGTGTCGACGCTGCTCGCCGACACGGGCAACCCGGACCTGGGCCTGCTCCGCGCGATCAACGGCCTGGCCGTCTCGGCCCCGGGCTGGCTGGACTCCGCGGTCTCGTGGGTCGGCGAGTACGGCATCCTGCTGGGCCTGGTCGCGGTCTGCCTGGTCGCCTGGCTGCAGGCGCGCAGGCGGCCGGACGCCCCGGTGGCGGTGGCCGGCCTGCTCTGGGCCCCGCTGGCGGTGGCGATCGCGGAGCTGGCCAACCTGCCGATCTCGGCGATCGTGGACCGGCCGCGTCCCTTCGTGGACCACCCCGAGCTGGAGGTCCTGGTGGAGGGCAAGGAGGGCACCCTCTCCTTCGTGAGTGACCACTCGGCGATGTCGATGGGCATCGCGGTCGCCCTGCTGCTGGTGAACCGCCGGCTCGGCCTGGTCGCGGGCGGGCTCGCGCTGGTGCAGGGCTTCTGCCGGATGTACATGGGTGTGCACTACCCGACGGACGTGATCGGCGGCTTCGCGCTGGCCACCGCGGTGGTGCTGCTGCTGGCGCCACTGGCGATGGCGGTGCTGGTGCCGTTCTGCCACGCGCTCACCAGGACGGCCGCCGCGCCGCTGGTGGTCGCCCGCCGGCGGGACGCGGGCGGTGCCGGCGCCGGGGGCGGCCGCAGCCGCCGGCGGCGGGAGCCGGCCGCGGCCGAGCAGCAGGCGCCCGAGTCCGACCTGGCCGCCTGAGCGAAGGCCGCCGCGGGCCGGTCAGGGCCGGCCGCCGCGCTCGTGCTCGTCGGCGTCCCGCCGGGCGCGGTCGCGGGAGCGCCGCCCCGGGGCGAACCAGCCGCAGCTGCAGCTGGCGAAGCAGAAGGATCCGCGTTCTTCGAGGGCCACCCGGTGGGCGGCGAGCGGAATGGACGCGGACTCCGCCGGGACGTCGCTGGACACGTGTTTCACGGTAACGCGCCGCGCGGGGGCGCGCGGACGATTCCGTACGCCGGGACGGCCGTAACCCGTGCGGCTCGGGCTCGTTGGGCCCGGAAGAGCTCTGCCCATCCGGGGTGGCTGCTTGCCGGGCATCGGGGCCCGAGGGGGTTGTGTCGATCGTGAAGAAGCTGAAGCACGTCCGTACCGCCGCGGCGGTGGCGCTGCTGGCCGCCGCTCTGTCCGCCTGTGCCGGCGGCGGCGCCGAGCCGCAGGGCGGCTCCGCGGACGTGCTCTCCGCCGACCCGCTGACGGCGGTGCGCTCCGCGGCCGACATCACCGGCCGGACGGGCTCCGCCCGGACCAGCACCGAGCTGGTCACCGAGTCCGCGGACAAGAAGGCCGTGTTCAAGGGCACCGGCGGCTACGACTACGTGAAGCGGATCGGCACGCTGGAGATCGACGTGCCGCCCGGGGCCGCCACCACCGGCACGATCAAGGAGATCCTCCTGCCGGGCACGGTCTACCTACAGAACAGCGGGGCGAAGGTGCCGGCCGGCAAGTGGGTCCGGCTGGACGTCCGCCAGCTCCCCGACGGCAATCTGGTCAGCAGTGGCGCCACCGACCCGTCGAGCGCCGCCGGCGCGCTGCGCGGGGCGGAGACGGCCGAGCTGGTCGGCACCGAGACGGCCGACGGCACCGAGCTCAAGCACTACAAGGGCACCCTGGACCTCGCCAAGGCCGCCGAGGCCACCGGCGGGCGGGGGGCGGACGGCCTGCGGATGGCCGCGCAGACCTTCACGGTGAAGCAGGTGCCGTACGAGGTGTGGCTGGACGCCCAGGGGCGGGTGCACAAGGTGGTGGAGACCTTCGCCTTCGCGGGGGTGGCCGGCTCCAAGGAGTCGAAGGACCAGGTGAAGGTGGTCTCGACCACTTCGCTGGCCGATTTCGGCGCCCCGGTGCAGGCGGCCGAGCCGGCCACCACCGACATCTACTCACCGAAGGCCTCGGCGCCCGCGAAGTGACGGGCCTAGTGCCTGTGGCCGAAGAGATGACCCGTCCGTGCCATACGGCGGGGCCGTGCTCCTGCCTACCCTGGAGGACGGGGTACCCGCCGTCCTGGCCGGGAGGCGGCGCTGGAGGGGTGGTGCAGGTGGCATCCTCGGAGGGCCGCGCGGGCGGCCACGACAAGACCGCGCTCGACGAGATCGAGCTGGCCGGCGAGCTCATGATCGCCGCATCGACCAGTTCCGACGAGAAACTGGCCACCGAGCAGATCGACCGGGTGCTGCTCGACCGGGTGTCGGCCGCCGTGTCGGGTCAGGACGGCGCCGGGCGGGCGGCCGCGGCGGGCTGACCGCTGGCCGCCGCCCGGGCGCCGCATCCCGCCGCGCGGGCGCGCGTTGACCGGTGCTCAGACCGGCGCTCGGACCGGTGTTCAGGTGCGCAGCAGCCGGGAGATGGCCGCGGTGGCCTCGGCGACCTTGCCGTCGAGTTCGGCGCCGCCCTGCTCGGCGGCGGCGGCCACGCAGTGCCGCAGGTGCTCCTCCAGGAGGGAGAGCGCGAAGGACTGCAGCGCCTTGGTGCCGGCGGAGACCTGGGTGAGGATGTCGATGCAGTAGACGTCCTCGTCGACCATGCGCTGCAGGCCGCGGATCTGGCCCTCGATCCGGCGGAGCCGCTTGAGGTGCTCGTTCTTCTGGGCGCTGTAGCCGTGCGGGCCGTGCGGCCGGGCGGCGCCCGCCTGGGCGGTGATGTCGTCGCCGTCGGCCGCGGTGTCGGGGGTGCCGGTCGCGGTCGCCGTGTCGGGGGTGCTGGTGTCCTCGGTGCGCGTCTGAATCGTGGTCATCCGGCCCGCCTCTGTCTCCCTGCTCGCCGTCCCTGGACCTCCAGTGTCCA
This genomic window from Streptomyces sp. TLI_235 contains:
- a CDS encoding cell wall-associated NlpC family hydrolase; translation: MVLRRAGAAAAAAAVVTVGFVGLITVGTFAASGTPRSNTNHLGISSGTVPAAYRPLIEKWGTLCPEISPPMLAAQLYQESGFDPTAKSPAKAYGMAQFLEGTWASYGVDANGDGRRDIWDPADAIASAATYDCALAKDVSTVPGDRQANMLAAYNAGPYAVIKAGGVPGYRETQGYVKNIQSLARSFTAPAPQTAIGLSQQAAGAIYFAQTKLGTPYLWGGEGLPSQQGRFDCSGLTQAAFASVGITLPRVANDQWYAGEHPSRDQLRPGDLVFFANDLSDPRSIHHVGIYVGGGYMIDAPHTGAVIRYDTINQRDYIGATRVTPDGAAALPVRNADGTISGGQGPAQS
- a CDS encoding two-component system sensor histidine kinase MprB; translation: MLTAAAVAVAIALSALACWFFVKDQLYHQVRTNLAGAPYDFRTIANGQLAGDTLQSCGTTPQQALTKSLAANTLFAATHPNRSGPDHGGPNRWDNQLVTSAGTVCLPLGATKAIETDPADRSILTEADNTAHYRDGAFVGGKPAMVRVTKVYLVPSQEPAIMLTAQDVSAVENSLQRLGLILVGVASVGVVGAGFIGRIVARSALKPVDQLTDAVEHIARTEEVGTTIPVNGSDEIARLSTSFNSMSTALLNSRERQTRLIADAGHELRTPLTSLRTNVDLLIRSDETGRPLPPATRSRLLGNMKAQMQELTLLIGDLLQLSRPDSPKPGQNLAVVALHEIAGRAVERARLRGPGLEFRVAVHPWYVHGDAAALERAVINLLDNAVKYSPPGGPVEVALADGRLTVRDHGPGIPQDELPYVFDRFWRSPSSRQLPGSGLGLSIVAQTVRDAGGEVTLGPAVDGGPGALATLRLPGQPDWPE
- a CDS encoding AAA domain-containing protein, whose protein sequence is MIGNLTDAFTSLMFGKVETTRLPVRTSTGQAQAVYLPTAAPGLGDSGVIIGREVYSGKGYVYDPFQLYGQQLPAPHWLVLGESGNGKSALEKTYVLRQLRFRDRQVVVLDAQGEDGVGEWNLIANALGIKSIRLDPMAARDGGVKLNPLDPSITTTGQLSLLRTIIEVAMGRGLEERAGFALKAAHAHVYATVKDRQPVLDDIITTLRNPELSSLESLGVAVDDVQSWGLDVALVLDRLVDGDLRGMFDGPTTAGIDLDAPLIVFDLSHIDRNSIAMPILMAIVGVWLEHTWLRPDRVKRIFLVEEAWHIINSPFVAQLFQRLLKFGRRLGLSFVAVVHHLSDVVDGAAAKEASAILKMASTRTIYMQKAEEARATGRVLGLPRWAVEIIPTLSPGIAVWDVNGNVQVVKHIITESERPLVYTDRAMTEDAVAERQRAEQQLAAEPMI
- a CDS encoding undecaprenyl-diphosphatase, with protein sequence MSTLLADTGNPDLGLLRAINGLAVSAPGWLDSAVSWVGEYGILLGLVAVCLVAWLQARRRPDAPVAVAGLLWAPLAVAIAELANLPISAIVDRPRPFVDHPELEVLVEGKEGTLSFVSDHSAMSMGIAVALLLVNRRLGLVAGGLALVQGFCRMYMGVHYPTDVIGGFALATAVVLLLAPLAMAVLVPFCHALTRTAAAPLVVARRRDAGGAGAGGGRSRRRREPAAAEQQAPESDLAA
- a CDS encoding 5'-nucleotidase; translation: MSTSGQTGRYRRTALAAAAAAGLLGTLLVPSVAEAHGHHKPKVEDLQLLAINDFHGNLEPPAGSSGTIKEVDPATGQVVSTPAGGVEYLATALREARKGHRNTLTVAAGDIVGASPLLSGLFHDEPTVEAMNKLGLDVTSVGNHEFDEGAKELLRLQDGGCHPTDGCYTKGRKFKGADFQYLAANVTNEKTGRPILDPYWITEVHGEKVGFIGVTLEGTPNIVTAAGVKGLKFGDEVETINKYTAVLKRKGVNAIVALIHEGGYPASTTYNFDCGAGGSGVSGPIVDIAKNIDPAVGAIVTGHTHNAYACAIPDKNGVPRSVTSAASFGRLYTEINLQIDKRSGAIVRPSVTAANHVVRRTVAKAPDMTKLIDTYNKMAAPIANRPIGHISADINGRGSADLEKPLGDVIADAQLAGMAPADKGGAQIAFMNPGGIRSDLVYKASAAEGDGVVTYGEAFTVQPFTNMMQVKTLTGAQIIQLLQQQVSGPNDAAPKILQVSKGFTYTLDMTKTGAGRVVVPSVKLNGTAIDPAASYRVAANEFLAGGGDGFPAFTSGTNTLVGPSDLELFNAYLTATGTAAAPLAPPARDRIALVGDGTDKD
- a CDS encoding DNA-binding FrmR family transcriptional regulator is translated as MTTIQTRTEDTSTPDTATATGTPDTAADGDDITAQAGAARPHGPHGYSAQKNEHLKRLRRIEGQIRGLQRMVDEDVYCIDILTQVSAGTKALQSFALSLLEEHLRHCVAAAAEQGGAELDGKVAEATAAISRLLRT